The DNA region GAATACGGCGAAGCTGTTTTCAAGCCCCTGTACAGCACCAAGGCCCGAGGCATGTTTGTACTCAAACCCGGCCCGGACGCCCGTAAGACCATTGAGAATTACCATAAGGATTACAGCACCATGTACATCCAAAAGACCATAGACCTCAATGACAGCGACCTCGGCATTGTCTTTCTCGGCGGGAAGTATCTGACCACCTACGCCCGCTGCAAGACGACTGATTCATGGAACACCACCACAGTAAACGGCGGCAAATACGCCCCCATAGACCCCCCGCAGGAAATTATTGACCTCGCCCAGAAAGCGCAGGCCATCTTCAACCTCGATTTCACCTGTGTGGACGTGGCTATCACCCCTGAAGGACCCTATATTTTTGAAGTCTCTGCTTTCGGCGGCTTTCGCGGCCTGCTTGATGCGCGAGGTATTGATGCTGCTGCCCATTACGTAGACTATGTCATTAAGAAGGTGAAAGGATAATGGAGCAAAGCACTATCACCAGATCCGCAATTGTTGAAAAATTCCGCAATAAATTTTCTGCAAACGAGTCCCTGTTCATTAACTTCTGCGGCTGTGTAATTGAAACAAGAGTCAACAATTCCAAGCTACTGTCCAACCTGAAAAACTACTTCAAAGAATTTCTGGTAAACGCCCATAAAGGCGACATCCTGATTACCGCCCACGAGTGTCCCAAGGCGGACCTCGGCCTGAAATATACCGTAAAACAACCGGAACCGGGCAAGAGCAAAATCAAAGAAGAATTTCACAATCTTCCCGATGGTCGCGTGGTTTACAAAAGACTGACCGGAATGATCTTCGTTTTCGGCGGGAAAGATAATATTGCCATCGGCCCCTGCATTGAAAACTCCAATCAGCTCATCAACTTCATCAACAACCGATTCATCGAATACAAAATAAACAAGGGCTGTTTTCTCGGGCACGCCGCAGGTGTTATCCAGAATGGTCGGGGCATCGCTCTGGCTGGTTTTTCCGGCATGGGTAAATCCACCCTCGCCCTGCACCTGATGAGCCGGGGCACAACTTTTGTCAGCAATGACCGGATCATGGCTGAAGACAGCGATGGTTACCTGACGATGTACGGGGTGGCCAAACAGCCACGCATCAACCCCGGAACAGCACTGAACAACCCGGACCTATCCTGCATCGTGGCCCCGGAAGATAAGAAAAAATTCCTTGCCATGCCCAAGGAAGAACTCTGGGAACTTGAGCACAAGTACGATGCCCTCATTGACGAATGTTACGGTAAAAATAAATTTAAACTCAAAGCCTCCATGAACGCGCTGTTCATTCTCAACTGGACCCGCGATAATTCTGATATCGTCATCAAGAAAGTAGATCCCAAAGAGCGCAAGGACCTGCTTCCCGCATTTATGAAAGAGCCGGGGCTTTTTTATCTCCCGGATTCTCCAGAAAAAGAAAGGGCTCCAAGTGTTGACGCCTATGCTGATTTTCTGTCAAAGACAACTCTCGTTGAAATCAGCGGCGGCGTGGATTTTGATAAAGCCGCCGATGCCTGCCTCAAATTTATGAAAAAAGGCAGTATATAAATACAACTTTCAGGAAGATAATGCGCATCAAAATAGAACGTGAAGTCAGGGTACCGGACCCGATTAAACTGGAACGCTACAGAAGAACCCCGGACCTCGGCCCCCGCATACTCTTTTTCAGCGGCGGAACCGCGCTAAAGAAGACTTCCTCAGTGCTCACCCAGTACACTCACAACTCCATACACATCATCACCCCCTTTGATTCCGGGGGCAGTTCTGCGGTTATCCGCAACCAGTTCAAAATGCTGGCAGTGGGTGACATCCGTAACAGGCTCATGGCTCTTGCGGACCAGTCCGTGCTGGGCAACCCTGAGATATACAAACTTTTTGCCTACCGTTTGCCCGACGATGCAGATGAAGGTGAACTGCGCACTGAATTTGAAGAAATGATGGAATGTAAACATCCTCTGGTACGGGATATCCCGGCCCCCATGCGAAAAATAATCCGCAACCATTTCATCAAATTCGCAGACATCATGGATGATTTTAACCTGCGCGGAGCCAGTGTCGGTAATATCATCCTCACTGCCGGTTATATCAGCAACCGCCGCCACATTGACCCGGTACTCTATATTTTTTCCAAGCTGGTTGAGGTGCGTGGCATAGTGCGCCCCACCGTAAATATGGACATTCATCTGGCTGCGGAACTTGAGGACGGAACTTTCGTGGTCGGTCAACACCTGCTTACCGGCAAAGAAGCCTCGCCCATCGGATCAGGCATTAAAAAATTATGGCTGGCCGAAAAACTTGGCGACTCCACCCCATGTTCAGTACCTATCCGCAATAGAATGAAAAAACTGATCAAAAGTGCTGAACTTATTTGTTATCCGCTGGGAAGTTTTTATTCCAGTGTGGTAGCCAACCTGTTACCCGAAGGTATCGGAAATGCCATCAGCGACAGCAGATGCCCTAAAGTTTTCACTCCCAACACCGGAACCGATCCGGAACTGAAAGGACATTCACTGACCGACCAGATTAACAAACTCCTCTATTATCTGCGCAAGGATGACCCGGAAAACATATCCATAAAAGATGTCCTTAACTTTGTCCTTGTGGACTCGGTCAATGGAATCTATCCCGGCGGTGTTGATAAAAATGAGATAAACAAGCTCGGTATTCAGGTCATTGACTGCGAACTCGTCAGCAATGAAAGCACTCCCTATCTGGACCCGCACCTTCTCTCGCAAGCCTTGCTTTCACTGGCCTGATAAGTGGGACACATTGACTTTCGAACATTTCCCCTTACCTATTAAGTAGGAAGGTACGTGTTTTTACTAAGCCCAACTTAATTGCTCAGCCGCAGGAGGGTCAAATGAAGTTCACAACAATAAAGACTTTATTTGTCATTGTTCTGGCGGCTGCAATGCTTATTTTTGCAACCGTCGCCCACGGGTCCAGCTTCAGGTTTGTACTGGAAAATAATGGAGACACATGGAAACTCGGCAATAACAATTATCTAGGCTCAATCGGATTCAAAGATCTGCAAGCAACCGCGACCATCAGCATAGCCGACATTGACTCTCACATAGACGAAGGAACTACTGTACGCTTCTACGCGGGTAAAGGAATGCAGGGATTCAATGAATACACCCCGCTGACTGCTGACTCTGCCTTCGACTACGCCTCACTTGCCGGAAAGCAGACCATTGAAAATGCTTTCTACGTCGAATTCGAACCCAAGAAAATTCGTTTCGCTCACTTCGAATATGAAGGCCATAAGAACCTGCACGGCAATGGGAAAATGGGTTTCCTTGACTCTGTTCCTGCACCAGTACCCATTCCTGCCACATGGATGCTCATAGCAGCCGGACTGCTGCTCACTGCCGGAGCTAAGCGACTCTTCTCATGAGACAACCAAGCCCCGACTGAAAAGCCGGGGCTCTCTCATGCTCTGGTCAAAATACAAACAATGCTTACCTTTTCACGACAACCTGATTCATCCCCCAAACACAGGACACAAAATGTTACCAGTTATAATTGATGCCAAGCTCTGCAAAAAGGATGAGCTTTGTGTACACGAATGTCCCCTCTCAGTGCTGACCGTAGAAGAGAAAGGGCTGATTCCCACGGTCCATCCCAAGAAAACCAATTACTGTATAAACTGCGGTCATTGCATGGCCGTCTGCCCCACAGGGGCCATCACCCTGACCGCATTTGATGGACAACAGGCAACTCCCTTCAGCAAAGAAGAACTGCCTGATTCCGCCGCAGTTGAAACATTGATTAAAACCCGACGCTCTGTGCGTAAATTCAAAAAGAAAAATATCAGCGTGCAGGAAATCGGCGAACTGATCCACATATCAGCCTACTCCCCTTCAGGACACAATGCCCAGCCGGTTTCATGGACTGTTCTTGATACCCCGGAAAAGGTTTATGAGCTGGGCAAAGTTGTGGTCGAATGGATGGAAGAAATGGTGAAGCAGAAGAACCCGCTGGCGGAGAAACTGTTCCTCGCCGGATTGGTCAATGCCTGGAAAAAAGGGAATGATGCTATATGCCGCAACGCTCCTGCAATTGCAGTTGCTTGGGCACCCAAGCTGGGCATCACCCCGCAGGCAGATACGATAATTGCCACCAACACTCTTGAACTTGCAGCCCATGCCAAGGGTTACGGCACCTGCTGGGCCGGGTATGTAATTCTGGCTGCGGCATACAGCACAAAGGTACTGCGCCATCTAGATATCCCGGAAGAACACATGGCTCACGGAGCATTGTTCCTCGGACATCCGGCAGTTAGATACCGCAGCATTCCACCCCGGCATGAAGCTGTTGCAAAAGAGCAGGACGGGAAATTCATATTCCACGCCCGCCCGAATACACATTAAAAATTACCCCCATCTTTCATGAAAGATGGGGGTAATTTTTACTTTTCATCACTGACCCGCTTACCGGGTTTAAAGGCCGTGCGTAAAAACTTGGGAGTAAAAATCCGGAAAGGATTGCGGACCAGCATGTCCGGCATGACGTGGTACCAGCGGTAGCCCAGACGATGATATACCTTTTTAGCCAAGCACCCGTATCCGGCCTGCCGGGCGGCCCAAAGCGCAGCATCGCGCTGGCACCGTGAAGTTGCCACGGCTTTGAAAATTTTATCGCTGTACCCTTTATCAACCAGCATTTTGCGAATGCGCAGATATTCCCGGTAACGGCTGATAATATCCGCCACGGAAAAAAAAGCTCCGGTCACCCAGCTCATGGCAATAGCTGCCGAGGTAATGAACCCCCAGCTGTGCCCGTCTCGATAAAACTCCGCGGCAAGCCACGCAAGAGTCACGACCATACCGATGCAAAGTCCCAGAACAAAATGGGGTAAAGGGGCCACACGTATATAATTATATTTTTTCTGTGCAAGAGCCTTTAACATTACAACTCGCCTGCAAAGCGGATAACTATTTTTTCATACGCCACGACTAGGGAATTACCATTGTAATGAAAACCGTTCAAGAAATATCGGCTCCTTTGGCAACAGTCTCAACCAACTGAATAAATATACTTTTCTTAAATACAAAGGTGCACCCAGATATTTTTATTATCCGGCTAAGCAGTAACAACCCCGGCAAGCTCAGCCAGCAGATCATCCACATTGAAAGGCTTGGTGATCCGGGAATCCATACCGCTCTCAATACATTTTTCCATGAAATCATCACCCACATTAGCAGTAAGGGCCACAATCCTGACTGGGGAATGAGTTTTGCGAATTGCACGAGCGGCTTCAAAACCATCCAGAACCGGCATTTGTATGTCCATGAAAATTATATCAAAATCATCTGAATCAATGAAAGTATCCACAGCATCTTTGCCGTTTTCCACCATCACATAATTTTCAAGACCGTTCTTCTCGAAAACCTTACGAAGAAGGATGCGATTCATTTTACTGTCTTCAGCCACCAGCACTTTTATGCCGGAATAATCTACAGCAACAGACTTTTCTTCCGAACTGCCCTGAACTTCCTGCGCCTGACGATGCTCGGTGCAAACTCCCACAGGCAGAACAAAAGAAAACAAAGCACCGCCCTGCTCATTGTTACGCGCGGACAGTTCCCCGCCCAGATGCTTTACCAATTTATAACAAATAGCCAGACCAAGCCCTGTTCCACCATATTTTCTGGTAATAGTCGGATCAGCCTGCACAAAGGATTCAAAAAGAGATTCTATTGCTTCTTCCGGCAATCCTATTCCTGTATCGACAACTTCAAAAAGAAGATGAATTTTCTCGCTGCCGGAGGACTGGTGCTGCGGTCTGCACCGCAAGGTAACAGCACCTTCATCAGTGAATTTGACTCCGTTTCCCAGCAGGTTAACAAGCACCTGCCGTAACCTGAGACTGTCCACCTGTACACAGTCAGGCACATTCTCCGCCTCAAGCTCAACCTTAAGGGGCTTGTTCATGGCACCGATATCCACAACATCCCTCATTTCCCGCAGAAAAGCCGGAAGATCAATATTTTCTTCATTCAGCTCCATGTGCACGGAATCAAGCTTTGAATAATCAAGGATATCGTTAACAATAACCAGCAGACTATCCACAGAGGACTTGATCAACCGCAGATTCTCCTGCTGTTCCGTGGTCAATTCGGAACGCTGGAGCAATTGAACCATCCCCTTTACCGCATTCATGGGGGTTCTGAATTCGTGAGTCATGTTTGCCAGAAACCTGCCCTTGGCCTCATTGGCTTCCTGCGCTTCTTCCCTGCTGAACCTCAATTCTTTCTCAACCCTTTTCAGCTCGGAAATATCTTCAACCGCAACAAGAACCCGTTCCCAAGAATCCTCACATCCCGGCACAATGATCAGGTTAAGAATAAATGACTGTTCCTTACCATCAAGACGAAGAAAACTGAATTCACTACGATGTCTATCTGCCCCTTGAAGAAAATCGAGGAAAACCGTGCGGTACACCCGCCATGAATGGTGGGTAACATAAGGCAAAAATCCATCCCTGATCAGCTGCTCCCGGGAATCTGCCCCGAAAAATTCAATGGTGCGGTTATTAGTGTCAATTATCCTGATCAATTTGGCGCAACGGCATACAGATTTATAATCAGACAGCCGATCCTCACGGATAACCGGTATCATGTCAGGACCATAAGAGTCGAAAAGATTTTTAAGCGGGCTCATGTCCAGCTCCCAAAGAGCCACCGGGGAATTCTCAAAAAGAGAGCGGAACCGCCACTCACTTTTCTGCTGTTCTGCTTCTGCTTTTTTACGGCCGGTAATGTCTATGACAAATCCCTCCACGTAAGAGGACATCCCCAGCTCGGATTCAACATACCTCAGTTCCCTTGAGGTCCAGACCCTGCCGCCATCCTTACGATGACACTCAACTTCATATGAAGCCACCTGCCCGGAAAGACGCAGCATCTGAACCCCCCGCTCCCAGTCCTCGCTGCATACATAAATCTGGTCACCAATGCTGGAAACCTCTGAAATCAAATCATCTGCGCCCTCATAGCCGTACAACTCGGCCAGAGAGTTATTGGCAGTAATATACCTTCCCTCAGGAGTGGCTTGGAAAATTCCCATAGGGGCATTATCAAAAATATCGCGAAACTTTATCTCCGCTCTTCTGCGCAGGGCATCAGCAAGATGACGGTTTTTGACCTCCTGCTCCACCTTCTCCTTCTGCCTGTTTACTTCCTCTACCCGCCTGTCGGCCTCATACATCCGGGCTTCATAAATTTTACGGCCGAGCACTCCCCGGACCAACCAGAAACAACCGAATGATATCAAAAGGAAAATAAATACCGACAGCAGAAACTGCATTCTGATACTTAGGAAACCGAAGAGTTTTTGCTCTTCCACCAGACTGATTACACTGAGTGAAGTCCCCTGAACCGGGGATGATATTGCCAGATAGTCAACTTTCCGGCCTGACTTGCCTGCTTCAAGCACGGTCAGGCCGTCCCATTCATGAAGAACATCCATCAGCAGAAGCTCGCCGCTCTGATGCGCCGAGACATCCGAAACCGCAACAACAGTACTGCCCACACGCAGAAAATCTGTTCCCACAGAAGGGGATATCGTCATAAACCGCAAACTGCGGTACAAGCTGTCTATTTTTGTCCAGCCGACAACAGAACCCTTCACTCCCAATGAAGCATCCACGGGAACGCTAACAACAATGGACAACTCTCCGCCGTATTCTCCAGCAAAAAAAGCCGGAGAACCGTGCCTGACCCTGAACTGCGCAACCTCATGATTATCCTCAGCAAGAGTACATTCCGTGTCGGAATCCAGCAGCACGTCTCCCTCTTCATCAAGCACAGCAATTCTGGAAAAAACAAGCTCGTCACCAACAGTATGCTGGGCAAGATTACGGTGGAGCAGGGAGCACACATCCCCCACCAGTTCAGATGATTTTGCCACTGCATCAGGCCCGCGCAGCTCCAGTGCGCTGATCAACGAACGGACAGGCACGCTGGCAGCCACACTGCCCAGCTCGGAAACTCTTTTGGAAAAATAAAAACTGACCGCCATCGATCTTTTAGCGGATTCTCCCACGAACAATTCGCGCGCAGTATTCCTGACCTGCAATTGCGAAGTATACCCGGTCCACAAGGTAATACCTACGAATCCGGCAAATATGACAATGGCGCATATCAGCAGGAGACTATAGCCGTACCCAGAATTATGGCTGGTCTCGTGTTTTTTCATCAAATCAGACTTTCCATACGGACAATTAAAAAAGATCTAACCAATCCCAAATATAAACGCGGGCCAAAACATATGTAATGAGAATCAGATCCATGACCGCAACATATATTTAAACTAAAAATATTTTGACTACCTTAGCACGCTTAGCACCTTTTTCTCATAGTTTTATAAAAAAACAAACCCTCGCTTGACAGTGAGAATCAATTTCATTACAAAGAATTTAGCACTTAAAAAAATGGAGGCAATCATGTGTGCAGCTCTCATAGGCGGAATGGACAGACTTAAGCGGGATTATATTGTTTCAGCCAAGCAAAAAGGCGTTAAACTCAAAGTATTCACGGGAAAAGAAAACAAGGTATCCTCAAAACTTGGCAATGCTGATCATGTAATAATCTTTACAAACCAGATTTCTCATGCAGCAAAAAAAGACATCGTAAAATACACCAAATCAAAACAGATACCCCTGCATATGTTCCACTCCTGCGGTGTTTCCACTCTCAAAAATTGTCTTGAAAAACTCTAGAGCAATCCATCTGAAAACAATATCCCGGCGCGAAAGACGGTTTGGAGACAGTCTTCCGGCCAGCCGCAGATATCCGCCCCTCGCCCCTGCTAGCTGTGCAGGGAGCGCAAAAGTTCAATATTCATTTTATCAAATTTAAAATCCGGATCATCTTCTTTCGGAGTTTCAATTACCTTGGGAATAGTCGAGAACCGGGAATCATTAATAATATACCGAAACCCTTCAAGGCCGATATTTCCTTTCCCGATATGCTCGTGGCGGTCTTTATTGGACCCCAACTCCTGCTTGCTGTCATTGAGATGAAAAAAACGGATAAAATCAAGACCGATCAACTTGTCAAAACGCTCAAAAACCTCTGCGCATGATTCAGCGGTGCGCAAATCATATCCGGCTGCAAAAGCATGGCAGGTATCAAAGCAGACCCCCATGCGCGAAGTGTAACCGGAATCTTCCAGAATTGTAGCCAGCTCACCGAACCTGCTGCCGAGATTTGTTCCCTGTCCGGCAGTATTCTCGATAAGTACCTTCACTTCCTCTGTTTCCGAAAGGGCTATGGCCTGATCAAGATTTGCCACATACCGCTCAAGCCCCTCGAGCTTACCTGTTCCCAGATGAGAGCCGGGGTGGGTCACCAGATATTCAATGCCCAGAGCCTCGGTCCGGCGCAATTCCTGAGCAAAAGCCTTTACGGATTTAGCCACGCTCTCAGGTTTGGGAGAAGCAAGATTGATAAGATAAGAGTCATGGACACTGACCGGGTAATTGCCCCATTCTTCCCTCAACTTTTTAAAATTTTCCACCACCTTATCTTCAAGAGGCTTTACCTTCCACTGACGCTGGTTACGGGTAAAGATCTGGAGAGCGGTTCCCTTCACAGACATGATCCTCTCCACAGCCTTGTCCACCCCGCCGGTTATGGGCATATGGGCACCTATATACATAAAAATTCCTTTGCTTATTATTTCCGGATATTAATATTTTGCAGGCGCGAATTCCATGAGAACCGAAGCCAGCAATCGCGGATCAATCAGGCCTTCAGACTCGTCTGAAACCAGCCTGCGGTCAATTACTTTCAAAGGAAGTTTTTCCAAGGCCGCAAGATCAGGATCTTCCTGATAAACACCGTTTTCCGAATCAATAAGAACATAATTGAGCACTGCTTCAGATCCGATATAGGCTGCATTATCCAGACGCAGAACTTCAAGCAGCCTCTCCACCTGCAAATTAATATTGTGCCCGATCAATTCCGGATCAAAGCCCATATTGGGAATAAATATTTTCGGGCAGGGATTCAGGGAAACAGCCTGCCCCAACCCTTGCGGGGAAAGAGCAGCAAGCGTGCTGGAATAAAAGCTGCCCATGGGATAAACAATTAAATCCGCACCACGAACCAGATTTATTGCCAGAGATGAAGCATGTACCGGACGCGGCCATGGATCATCCACCCCGGAACAGATCCACATACCGTCAATGGGTGATGATATCGGATCAACTTCCTTGCCTGTAAAAAAATGCTGCCCGGCCAGAATTTCCCCGTTCAGCAACCGCACTGCCAGATGCCCGTTATCCACAGTTGAAGCACGGACAATTCCCCGCGCCCCGATAAGATGTGAAAGCTGTGAGATAGGCGGGGCCAATATACGTTGATGGGCCATAAACCCGGCTGCGAGCAGGATATTGCCGAGACTGGCGTTAACCGGATCAAAACGGTCCCCGGCCAGCTCTATGAACAGGGCAAAGCGGTCTGAAAGGATCTTGCGGACAATTTCAGAAAAACCGTCCATAAGGGAGTGAGAACCATTGGCAAGATGGGAAAGCTGTCCGTTAAGGGCTGTTCTGTCCGCATAGCGGGGAAGGCGTGTTCCAAGCAGTTCAACTATATTCGCTTTTTCCGGTTTTTCCATATCCGCGAGGGCGAGCAAACGATTGCGCACATCCCCCACCGCCGGCATATCAAAGACTTCACGCAAAGCTGCTGAACTGCCGCCGGAATCAAAAGTGGTTATAATATAAGCGCATTCCGGGTTTACTTTTGCAAGTTCGGAAGCCAACCCGTTAAGGGCCGTTCCCCCGCTGAAAAAAACAAATGCCGGATGCTCTTTCTCCACCTGCAACTCCTTTACCTGAACCGAACATTTGGTTAGTGAATATTATAGTATCGGCAGCCCATTTTATAACAATTAGCAGTCAACATACCTCAATCTTACTGATATGAAAAACATTTTCCTCAATATACACGGATTCGGATCTTCAGGCGCAAACTCAAAAGCAGCAGCACTTTCTGAGAACTTTCCAAAACATGAACTGATCAGCCCGGATCTTCCCCCGGACCCGCTGCAATCACTAGAAATAATAGACTCCATTGTTACAGAAAACAAAAACCGCCCCCTGATCCTACAAGGATCATCCATGGGCGGACTGTATTCGCTGATCATGCACTTCCGGCACTCTGTCCCGGCCCTGCTGATTAATCCGGCATTGACTCCGGCAACACTGGTCCGCAGCCGTCTGGGTGAAATCTATGAATTTTCCAACGGTGAGAGCATCCTCATTTCACAGGAACATGTGGATAGTTTTGCAATGGTGGAAAAAGAATTGGAAAAAGGAATCGCCGAAAAAGGGGTCTGCGCCGGACAGGTACTGGCTCTGATCGGTGAACAGGATGAGCTTCTTGATCAGCAGGTAATGAAGTCAATACTCAGAAAGGCCGGGGCCGAGATAATCTCCTACAATACCGACCACCATTTTGAAGGATTCGATCAGGTCGCCCGCCACGATATAAAAGTAAGGGACTTCCTGCTGACTATGCGGAATTAATCTTCGTCCATACGCCCCACAGGCATAAGTTCATTCATCTCGCTGATGTAACCATTTTCAAGATTGTTCACTTCCTGAATATAAGTCTTGAAGGTCAGATCCATGGACGGATCGGTAAATTTGTGCAGACTGTAAGAAGGAGTGGAAAAAAATCCGCGTCTGGCTTTATGCTCTCCGCCCATACCCGGATCATAGGTATTTATGCCGTTAGCCACCGCCCATTCAATAGGAGCGTAGTAACAAAGCTCAAAATGGAGAAAACGCACTTCCTCAAAACAACCCCAATATCTGCCCCAGAGCCGATCCCCGGAAAAGACAAACATTGAGAGGGCCAGCGGATCAGGATCATCACCCCGAAGGGCTACAGTAAACATCAGATTTTCCCGCATGTTCTGCTTCAGCCCCTCGAAAAAGTCAGGGGTAAGGTATTTGCAGCTCCAGACCCCGAATTTATCGTTGGTAGATTCGTAACAACGATACATAAGATCAAAATAGCGGTCCGGAATTTCATATCCAGTCAAAGTCTGCACCCTTACATCATCACGGCGCAAAGCCTTACGCTCACGACGGACGGTCTTACGCCTGTTGCTGTTCAGAGTACTCAGCCAGTGATCGAAATCCCGGTAATCATTGTTAAGCCAGACATATCCCTGATGTTTCCATGCGGCATAACCGTAGGCTTCCATTTCAATTCCCCAGTCAGGGTCCACAAAATTGAAAGCGCAACTGCCCAGTCCGTTGATAGAACAAAAACGGTCTAGGGTCTGGCAGATCACCCCGGTGACCTTTTTTGCAGAAATATCCGGGGCAACCATAAACCGATAACCGGATGCCGGGGTATAAGGACTCATGCCTACAATTTTAGGATAATAGGCCATGCCACCTTTCTGGGCCACTTCCGCCCAGACCCGATCAAAAATAAACTCCCCTTCGCTCTGGTCGCGCACAAACAATGGAGCTGCTCCCACCAACCGCCCCTCAGACCGGACAAGCAGATGAGCCGTAAGCCAGCCGCTTTCCGGGGTTGCGCTCCGGCTCTTTTCAATAAGGCGCAGCCAATCCCACTCAAGGAAAGGAAAATTCAATTCCCTGGCAAGCCGATCCCACTCATCCCGATCAACCTCGGTGATTGAAGGAATCCATGAAATTTCAAGTCCATCCAATATATCAGTCATTTACCAACCCTAAAAACTACTGACCGCTGACCATCCCGGCAAATGATCTTGATACCGAAAAATAATCCGCAACCCATTCCATAAAAACCCCAGCCGTATTGGAGTAATCCTCCCTGTTCCAGACCATATAGATGTCCATGCTGGGAAATTCGTCACTGACAGGAACCATAGCAATTCCTTTGCGTGAGACCCGGCTGTTCTCCGGGAGAAAAGTTACCCCCATGCCTGAAGAAATCAAGGCGGAAGCACCGGATAGACCGGAAATTTCCTGCTTTACCCTGGGCACCAGCCCCCGTGAGGTAAAGGCATCCATAATAGCATCATAAAGGTCCGGCTGCCCGCTGCGTGGAAACATGAGCAGATTCTCCCGCGCTATTTCAGTCAATGATACGCTTTTTTCAGCGGTAAAGATATGATCTTCCGGCACCGCCAGAACATGTTTTCTGGAAAAAAGCTTTACCGAAGACAACCCTTCCATGGCATGCAGGTAAACAGTTGAAAAGCCCACATCCATTTCACCGGAACTGATTTTCTGCAATTGAATGGAAGCCCCGAACTGACTGAGCCGCACTGACACAC from Desulfovibrio sp. JC022 includes:
- a CDS encoding deoxyribonuclease IV → MYIGAHMPITGGVDKAVERIMSVKGTALQIFTRNQRQWKVKPLEDKVVENFKKLREEWGNYPVSVHDSYLINLASPKPESVAKSVKAFAQELRRTEALGIEYLVTHPGSHLGTGKLEGLERYVANLDQAIALSETEEVKVLIENTAGQGTNLGSRFGELATILEDSGYTSRMGVCFDTCHAFAAGYDLRTAESCAEVFERFDKLIGLDFIRFFHLNDSKQELGSNKDRHEHIGKGNIGLEGFRYIINDSRFSTIPKVIETPKEDDPDFKFDKMNIELLRSLHS
- a CDS encoding GAK system CofD-like protein: MEKEHPAFVFFSGGTALNGLASELAKVNPECAYIITTFDSGGSSAALREVFDMPAVGDVRNRLLALADMEKPEKANIVELLGTRLPRYADRTALNGQLSHLANGSHSLMDGFSEIVRKILSDRFALFIELAGDRFDPVNASLGNILLAAGFMAHQRILAPPISQLSHLIGARGIVRASTVDNGHLAVRLLNGEILAGQHFFTGKEVDPISSPIDGMWICSGVDDPWPRPVHASSLAINLVRGADLIVYPMGSFYSSTLAALSPQGLGQAVSLNPCPKIFIPNMGFDPELIGHNINLQVERLLEVLRLDNAAYIGSEAVLNYVLIDSENGVYQEDPDLAALEKLPLKVIDRRLVSDESEGLIDPRLLASVLMEFAPAKY
- a CDS encoding YqiA/YcfP family alpha/beta fold hydrolase; the protein is MKNIFLNIHGFGSSGANSKAAALSENFPKHELISPDLPPDPLQSLEIIDSIVTENKNRPLILQGSSMGGLYSLIMHFRHSVPALLINPALTPATLVRSRLGEIYEFSNGESILISQEHVDSFAMVEKELEKGIAEKGVCAGQVLALIGEQDELLDQQVMKSILRKAGAEIISYNTDHHFEGFDQVARHDIKVRDFLLTMRN
- a CDS encoding GNAT family N-acetyltransferase, which produces MTDILDGLEISWIPSITEVDRDEWDRLARELNFPFLEWDWLRLIEKSRSATPESGWLTAHLLVRSEGRLVGAAPLFVRDQSEGEFIFDRVWAEVAQKGGMAYYPKIVGMSPYTPASGYRFMVAPDISAKKVTGVICQTLDRFCSINGLGSCAFNFVDPDWGIEMEAYGYAAWKHQGYVWLNNDYRDFDHWLSTLNSNRRKTVRRERKALRRDDVRVQTLTGYEIPDRYFDLMYRCYESTNDKFGVWSCKYLTPDFFEGLKQNMRENLMFTVALRGDDPDPLALSMFVFSGDRLWGRYWGCFEEVRFLHFELCYYAPIEWAVANGINTYDPGMGGEHKARRGFFSTPSYSLHKFTDPSMDLTFKTYIQEVNNLENGYISEMNELMPVGRMDED
- a CDS encoding LysR family transcriptional regulator, with protein sequence MELRQLRYFIAVAEELHFGRAARRVHIAQPPFSQQIKGLEEELGARLLERNSRKVRLTNEGRYFYKQAMDIVAQAEDAAATVGRMAKGEYGNIKVGFMEIAMDSLLPEAVRSFSHRYPGVSVRLSQFGASIQLQKISSGEMDVGFSTVYLHAMEGLSSVKLFSRKHVLAVPEDHIFTAEKSVSLTEIARENLLMFPRSGQPDLYDAIMDAFTSRGLVPRVKQEISGLSGASALISSGMGVTFLPENSRVSRKGIAMVPVSDEFPSMDIYMVWNREDYSNTAGVFMEWVADYFSVSRSFAGMVSGQ